A genome region from Bacillaceae bacterium IKA-2 includes the following:
- a CDS encoding ABC transporter ATP-binding protein: MDRSVKINVTNISKKFGNKTILNNINLSVSQGGVFGLLGPSGAGKTTLVKLIAGINSANNGTITVLDVTMPNLDLLTKIGYMAQSDALYGELTALENLQFFAAIYGLKGPVRKERIREVMNLVNLTDDLKKPVNQYSGGMKRRLSLAISLLHEPEILILDEPTVGIDPVLRQSIWQELRRLNDNGTTILMTTHVMDEAEKCDRLAMLRDGRLIATGSVAEIKNQAGTGTLEEAFLKLGGENSED, translated from the coding sequence ATGGATCGTTCAGTTAAGATTAATGTTACTAACATATCTAAGAAATTTGGTAACAAAACAATTTTAAATAATATTAATTTAAGTGTCAGTCAAGGTGGGGTTTTTGGATTATTAGGTCCTTCGGGTGCAGGGAAAACGACGCTTGTAAAGTTGATTGCTGGAATTAACTCAGCTAATAACGGTACGATCACAGTTTTGGATGTGACAATGCCTAACCTTGATTTATTAACTAAAATAGGTTACATGGCTCAATCAGATGCATTATATGGTGAATTAACAGCTTTGGAAAATTTACAGTTCTTTGCAGCTATCTATGGATTAAAAGGACCAGTAAGAAAAGAAAGAATCCGAGAAGTAATGAATTTAGTCAACTTGACCGATGATTTAAAGAAGCCTGTGAACCAATATTCAGGTGGTATGAAAAGGAGATTATCGTTAGCAATCTCTTTATTACATGAACCAGAAATTTTAATTCTTGATGAACCAACAGTAGGAATTGATCCAGTCCTTAGACAGTCAATTTGGCAGGAATTAAGAAGGTTAAATGATAATGGTACGACTATTTTAATGACAACTCATGTGATGGATGAGGCAGAAAAGTGTGATCGACTAGCTATGCTTCGAGACGGACGTTTAATTGCAACCGGTTCAGTAGCTGAAATTAAAAATCAGGCAGGAACAGGAACACTTGAAGAAGCATTTTTAAAGCTTGGAGGTGAAAATAGTGAGGATTAA
- a CDS encoding metalloregulator ArsR/SmtB family transcription factor: MELEIQQFKAEFFKALAHPLRIRILELLSEGDKNVNEIQSIIGSEGSAVSQQLTILRAKNIVLGIKDGNRVVYSLRDPMIVELLVVARQIFNNHLVDTISRLDKLKENDG; encoded by the coding sequence TTGGAACTTGAAATCCAACAATTTAAGGCTGAATTTTTTAAAGCGCTTGCTCACCCATTGAGAATTCGGATTTTAGAATTATTATCTGAGGGAGATAAAAATGTCAATGAAATTCAAAGTATAATTGGTAGTGAGGGATCAGCAGTTTCTCAACAATTGACGATATTACGTGCGAAAAATATTGTTTTAGGTATTAAAGATGGTAATCGAGTTGTTTATTCCTTGAGAGATCCGATGATTGTAGAATTATTAGTTGTCGCTCGTCAAATCTTTAATAATCACTTAGTTGATACAATCTCAAGGTTAGATAAACTGAAAGAAAATGATGGATGA
- a CDS encoding ABC transporter permease, with amino-acid sequence MRIKALVIRISRQFFRDKRTLAMIIVAPIFILWLVSLVFSGDSFEPKIGIVNGNEFIFGKFDDAILFDEEAEALSALLTNEIHGMINMEGNLPKIVIEGSDPGVNNIVIHTVQKSLQDLQDQGGEGFKPEVVYYYGSAEMNLFDNIGPFLIGLFVFFFVFIIAGVSFLRERTSGTLEKLLSTPLRRWEIVVGYVVGFGIFTTIQSAIIVWFSIKVLGMMMTGSIWLVMLVTLMLSMTALTLGTLLSAYARTELQMIQFIPIVIIPQIFFSGLFNIETMAPWLRSLSVIMPLSYGGEALRDIMIRGKGLTDITTSILVLLVFSVVFMLLNNFALKKHRKI; translated from the coding sequence GTGAGGATTAAGGCACTTGTAATCCGAATTAGTCGTCAATTTTTCCGTGATAAACGTACATTAGCAATGATTATCGTGGCACCAATTTTTATTCTTTGGCTAGTTTCACTCGTTTTTTCGGGCGATTCATTTGAGCCAAAGATAGGCATTGTAAATGGAAATGAATTTATCTTTGGAAAGTTTGATGATGCTATTCTTTTTGACGAAGAAGCGGAAGCACTCAGTGCACTTTTGACTAATGAAATACATGGAATGATAAACATGGAAGGAAACTTACCGAAAATAGTGATTGAAGGAAGCGATCCAGGTGTCAATAATATCGTAATTCACACTGTTCAAAAATCTTTGCAAGATCTTCAAGATCAAGGTGGAGAAGGATTTAAACCTGAAGTTGTTTACTATTATGGGTCAGCGGAAATGAATTTATTTGATAACATTGGACCTTTTTTAATAGGCCTTTTCGTATTCTTCTTCGTATTTATTATCGCGGGTGTATCGTTTCTTAGAGAGCGAACAAGTGGAACACTAGAAAAATTATTATCAACACCGCTTAGAAGGTGGGAAATCGTCGTTGGCTATGTGGTCGGTTTTGGCATTTTTACGACAATCCAAAGTGCAATTATTGTTTGGTTTTCTATTAAAGTATTAGGAATGATGATGACGGGCTCGATATGGCTAGTCATGCTTGTTACGCTAATGTTATCAATGACAGCTCTTACTCTGGGTACGTTGCTTTCGGCATATGCCAGGACTGAGTTGCAGATGATCCAGTTTATTCCGATTGTGATCATCCCACAAATTTTCTTTTCAGGATTATTTAATATCGAGACAATGGCTCCATGGCTAAGATCGTTAAGTGTTATCATGCCTTTATCTTACGGTGGGGAAGCATTGCGTGATATTATGATTCGAGGAAAAGGATTGACAGATATCACTACTAGCATTTTAGTATTACTAGTTTTTTCAGTTGTATTTATGCTCTTAA